One part of the Gemmatimonadaceae bacterium genome encodes these proteins:
- a CDS encoding PASTA domain-containing protein, giving the protein MSKPGWWRRAAPYLIAAVAGSALAWGIVAFVIFPPGAPPEDARVPNVTGLSFDAASQRLQLIGFKAQRGEMRFQDAAPRLTVIQQSPDQGSREPLGSVVTLDLSAGARTAQVPNVVGQVRAQADSALTAAGFTTVLDSTPQVSDQPLGTVIGTRPASGARAAVPSVVTLVLSAGPANVTVPDLAGRSLVETRILLDQLGLTLGDVTILNGGDSRQPQAVVQQSPAAGSLVASGARVTVSVSGGRTP; this is encoded by the coding sequence GTGAGCAAGCCGGGATGGTGGCGGCGCGCCGCGCCCTATCTGATCGCCGCTGTGGCCGGCAGCGCGCTGGCGTGGGGCATCGTCGCGTTCGTGATATTCCCTCCGGGCGCGCCGCCCGAGGACGCCAGGGTTCCCAACGTCACGGGCCTGAGCTTCGATGCCGCGAGCCAACGCCTGCAGCTGATCGGGTTCAAGGCCCAGCGGGGCGAGATGCGGTTCCAGGACGCGGCGCCGCGGCTCACCGTGATCCAGCAATCACCCGACCAGGGCAGCCGCGAGCCGCTGGGATCCGTGGTGACGCTCGACCTCAGCGCCGGCGCGCGCACGGCCCAGGTGCCGAACGTCGTGGGCCAGGTGCGCGCGCAGGCAGATTCGGCGCTCACCGCCGCCGGGTTCACCACGGTGCTCGATTCCACGCCGCAGGTGAGCGACCAACCCCTCGGCACGGTGATCGGCACCCGGCCGGCCAGCGGCGCGCGCGCCGCGGTCCCGTCGGTGGTCACGCTCGTGCTCAGCGCCGGCCCGGCCAACGTCACCGTGCCCGATCTGGCGGGGCGCAGCCTCGTCGAGACGCGGATCCTGCTGGACCAGTTGGGGCTGACGCTCGGCGACGTTACGATTCTCAATGGCGGGGACAGCCGGCAGCCGCAGGCCGTCGTGCAGCAGAGCCCCGCGGCGGGCAGCCTGGTAGCATCGGGAGCCCGCGTGACCGTGAGCGTCTCGGGAGGACGCACGCCATGA
- a CDS encoding thiamine phosphate synthase produces the protein MRALNLPVIHAVTSDAVIARQGFLERAERLMRTLGARGAVQVRAPAASAERLIAVASALAALQEETGAWVVVTDRVDAALASNARGVQLTGASMDVRTARRIAPALAVGASIHARDQGLAAARDGAAWGVIAHVLTPPPGRAPRTPMALLGHELAGLTDLPLVAIGGIAPQHVAPLRALGFHGVAVIRGLWDRDDTERAAEEYLSAYAGSADAAP, from the coding sequence GTGAGAGCGCTCAACCTTCCCGTCATCCATGCGGTCACCAGCGACGCGGTGATCGCACGCCAGGGATTCCTCGAGCGGGCGGAGCGCCTGATGCGCACGCTGGGCGCGCGGGGCGCGGTGCAGGTACGCGCGCCGGCGGCGAGCGCCGAACGGCTGATCGCCGTGGCCTCGGCGCTCGCCGCGCTGCAGGAGGAGACCGGCGCCTGGGTGGTGGTCACCGATCGCGTGGACGCCGCGCTGGCGTCTAACGCGCGCGGCGTCCAGCTCACCGGCGCGTCGATGGACGTGCGCACGGCGCGGCGCATCGCCCCGGCGCTGGCCGTGGGGGCGAGCATCCATGCCCGCGACCAGGGGCTGGCCGCGGCGCGCGACGGCGCGGCATGGGGCGTGATCGCCCACGTGCTCACCCCGCCGCCCGGACGCGCGCCGCGCACGCCGATGGCGCTGCTCGGCCACGAGCTGGCGGGGCTCACCGATCTGCCGCTCGTGGCCATCGGCGGCATCGCGCCGCAGCACGTGGCGCCGCTGCGCGCGTTGGGATTTCACGGCGTCGCCGTGATCCGCGGGCTCTGGGATCGCGACGATACCGAACGGGCGGCGGAGGAGTATCTTTCAGCCTACGCGGGGTCAGCGGACGCCGCGCCGTAG
- a CDS encoding prolipoprotein diacylglyceryl transferase gives MTNPIVHHPFVVQLGPLSLTGFGIAVVTAFGIAQFLAEHELDRRGHDTRAIADMILAAVVGGLLGAKLYYVIILKNYDALFTRGGFVFWGGLIGGTLAVMAVIRWKKIPMLRIFDVGGPAVAAAYAVGRTGCWAVGDDYGRPFSGFGSVVFPNGSPPTTVASMMAEFHTRFPAGTDPAKLVSVYPTELYEVALGFTMFLILWRMRDHKHAEGWLFGVYCVLAGLERFVIEFFRAKDDRFLGGLTYAQGIALVFVALGFVWMYLLRDATKKRPGIYPANAARAA, from the coding sequence ATGACCAATCCCATCGTACATCATCCGTTCGTCGTCCAGCTGGGCCCGCTGTCGCTCACCGGATTCGGCATCGCCGTGGTCACGGCGTTCGGCATCGCCCAATTCCTGGCCGAGCATGAACTCGACCGCCGCGGCCACGACACACGCGCCATCGCCGACATGATCCTCGCCGCCGTGGTCGGCGGGCTGCTCGGGGCCAAGCTCTACTACGTGATCATCCTCAAGAACTACGACGCGCTGTTCACGCGCGGCGGGTTCGTATTCTGGGGCGGACTGATCGGCGGCACGCTCGCCGTGATGGCCGTGATCCGCTGGAAGAAGATCCCGATGCTGCGCATCTTCGACGTCGGCGGACCGGCGGTCGCCGCCGCCTACGCCGTGGGGCGCACCGGGTGCTGGGCGGTGGGCGACGACTACGGGCGGCCGTTCAGCGGATTCGGCTCGGTGGTGTTCCCCAACGGCTCGCCGCCGACCACGGTGGCCAGCATGATGGCGGAGTTCCACACGCGGTTTCCGGCGGGCACCGATCCCGCCAAGCTGGTGTCGGTGTATCCCACCGAGTTGTACGAGGTGGCGCTCGGCTTCACCATGTTCCTCATCCTGTGGCGGATGCGCGATCACAAGCATGCCGAGGGATGGTTGTTCGGCGTGTATTGCGTGCTCGCCGGGCTGGAGCGGTTCGTGATCGAATTCTTCCGCGCCAAGGATGACCGATTCCTGGGCGGGCTCACCTACGCGCAGGGCATCGCGCTGGTGTTCGTGGCGCTGGGCTTCGTCTGGATGTACCTCCTCCGCGACGCGACAAAGAAACGGCCGGGCATCTACCCGGCGAACGCCGCGCGCGCGGCGTAG
- the rsmB gene encoding 16S rRNA (cytosine(967)-C(5))-methyltransferase RsmB: MAGHDHPVHGNATLARPAGVTDARVVAAGVCADLRRGELLDATFDRRTHPLDARDRRWTRELVYGMLRMRGRLDALLAERVRGGLGRLDAELLDLLRLGAYQLLAMGSVPAYAAIAQTVELAKERAGEGAGKLANAVLRRLDRERDALALPAATDAVDALATEFSHPRWLVARWLERWGEADTRRLLAANNTEPPIVARPVHVVREQLEAALESAGVRALDVPLVSDSMVLAGPIPALTELGAFKRGLFHIQDPASTLVTKYAAIPTGATVADLCAAPGGKSVELARTAGVVLASDASLSRLKRVIENVKRLELDNVHPYVADARAPALRPVDVVLLDAPCTGTGTMRRHPDARWRLKPSDLAVMTAVQTMLLASVAGLVRPGGLLVYSTCSLEPEENDEQVDRFLAGHPDWRLEPPGPGTVPGEVLDGGLLRVLPQRHGTDGAFAARLRRGA; the protein is encoded by the coding sequence ATGGCAGGTCACGACCATCCAGTGCACGGCAACGCCACACTCGCCCGGCCCGCGGGGGTGACCGATGCGCGCGTGGTCGCCGCGGGCGTCTGCGCCGACCTGCGCCGCGGGGAACTGCTCGACGCCACGTTCGACCGGCGGACGCACCCGCTCGACGCGCGCGACCGCCGATGGACGCGCGAACTCGTGTACGGCATGCTGCGCATGCGCGGGCGCCTCGATGCCCTGCTCGCCGAGCGGGTGCGCGGCGGATTGGGACGGCTGGACGCCGAGCTGCTCGACCTCCTGCGCCTGGGCGCATACCAGCTGCTCGCGATGGGCAGCGTGCCCGCGTACGCCGCGATCGCGCAGACGGTGGAACTGGCCAAGGAGCGGGCCGGCGAAGGCGCCGGCAAGCTGGCCAATGCGGTGCTGCGGCGGCTGGACCGCGAACGCGACGCGCTGGCGCTCCCCGCCGCCACCGATGCCGTGGACGCGCTGGCCACGGAGTTCTCGCATCCGCGATGGCTGGTGGCGCGATGGCTGGAGCGCTGGGGCGAGGCCGACACGCGGCGGCTGCTCGCCGCCAACAACACCGAGCCGCCGATCGTCGCCCGCCCCGTGCACGTGGTGCGCGAGCAGCTCGAGGCGGCGCTCGAGTCGGCCGGCGTGCGCGCACTCGATGTGCCGCTGGTGAGCGACAGCATGGTGCTGGCCGGCCCCATTCCGGCGCTCACCGAATTGGGCGCGTTCAAGCGCGGGCTGTTCCACATCCAGGATCCGGCGTCCACGCTCGTCACCAAGTACGCCGCCATTCCAACGGGCGCGACGGTGGCCGACCTGTGCGCGGCGCCGGGCGGGAAATCGGTGGAGCTGGCGCGCACCGCGGGCGTCGTGCTCGCGAGCGACGCGTCGCTCAGCCGGCTCAAGCGCGTGATCGAGAACGTGAAGCGCCTGGAACTCGACAACGTGCATCCCTACGTGGCCGACGCGCGCGCGCCCGCGCTGCGGCCGGTGGACGTGGTGCTGCTCGATGCGCCGTGCACGGGCACGGGCACCATGCGCCGGCACCCCGACGCGCGCTGGCGCCTCAAGCCGTCGGATCTCGCCGTGATGACGGCGGTGCAGACGATGCTGCTCGCGTCCGTGGCGGGTCTCGTCCGACCCGGCGGGCTCCTCGTATACAGCACCTGCTCGCTGGAACCGGAAGAGAACGACGAGCAGGTGGATCGGTTCCTGGCCGGGCATCCGGACTGGCGGCTCGAGCCGCCCGGACCCGGGACGGTGCCTGGCGAGGTGCTGGACGGCGGACTGTTGCGCGTGCTGCCGCAGCGTCACGGCACCGACGGCGCGTTCGCCGCGCGACTGCGGCGGGGCGCGTGA
- the queA gene encoding tRNA preQ1(34) S-adenosylmethionine ribosyltransferase-isomerase QueA, with translation MPPLGLATSDYDFPLPPSLIAQTPVEPRDACRLMVVDRAAGTIAHARFSDLRTLIPAGDVLVLNTTRVLRARLLGTRDSGAPAEILLLKPVGDGTWEAMVSPGGKLKPGRVVHVAPGFDAEIVSITERRTRIVRLRAEGSIDDAIERFGHVPLPPYIDRPDAPPDAERYQTVYARERGSVAAPTAGLHLTSGLLDALAAKGVRRVDVVLHVGAGTFKPVEVEDPAQHVMHEEWYAVSAPAAAAINAARATGGRVWAVGTTAVRTLESTAGADGAIVPGEGETRIFIRPPYAFRAVDRLVTNFHLPRSTLIMLVAAFAGYELTMRAYREAIAAGYRFYSYGDAMVIL, from the coding sequence ATGCCCCCACTCGGCCTCGCCACTTCCGACTACGACTTCCCACTGCCGCCGTCGCTCATCGCCCAGACGCCGGTCGAGCCGCGCGACGCGTGCCGGCTGATGGTCGTCGATCGGGCGGCCGGCACGATCGCCCACGCGCGATTCTCCGATCTCCGCACGCTCATTCCCGCCGGCGACGTGCTGGTGCTCAACACCACGCGCGTGCTCCGCGCGCGTCTGCTCGGCACGCGTGACTCGGGGGCGCCCGCCGAGATCCTGTTGCTCAAGCCGGTCGGCGACGGCACGTGGGAGGCGATGGTGTCGCCCGGCGGGAAGCTCAAGCCCGGCCGGGTGGTCCATGTCGCGCCGGGGTTCGACGCCGAGATCGTGTCGATCACCGAGCGCCGCACGCGGATCGTGCGGCTGCGGGCCGAGGGTTCGATCGACGACGCCATCGAGCGGTTCGGCCACGTGCCGTTGCCGCCGTACATCGACCGACCCGACGCGCCGCCGGATGCCGAGCGCTACCAGACCGTGTATGCCCGCGAGCGCGGGTCGGTGGCGGCGCCCACGGCCGGACTGCACCTGACGTCGGGCCTCCTCGACGCGCTCGCCGCCAAGGGCGTGCGCCGGGTCGACGTGGTGCTCCACGTGGGCGCCGGCACCTTCAAGCCCGTCGAGGTGGAGGACCCCGCGCAGCACGTCATGCACGAGGAGTGGTACGCCGTATCCGCGCCGGCCGCCGCCGCGATCAACGCCGCGCGCGCCACGGGAGGGCGGGTGTGGGCCGTGGGCACGACGGCGGTCCGCACCCTCGAGAGCACGGCCGGCGCCGACGGCGCGATCGTGCCGGGCGAGGGGGAAACGCGCATCTTCATCCGCCCGCCGTACGCCTTCCGCGCCGTGGATCGGCTGGTGACCAACTTCCACCTGCCCCGCTCCACACTCATCATGCTGGTCGCGGCATTCGCGGGCTACGAACTCACGATGCGGGCGTACCGGGAGGCGATCGCCGCCGGCTACCGGTTCTATTCGTATGGCGACGCGATGGTGATTCTCTAG
- the def gene encoding peptide deformylase, translated as MPLLEIRVLGDPILREETLPVAEVTDALRALIDDMFATMHAAKGIGLAAPQVGRRERLTVIDVDGQRFVLINPEIVLREGSAKGEEGCLSIPDVYADVVRATRVVVRATDRDGQPFEVEATDLLARCMQHEIDHLHGTLFIDYLSVLKRRSALAKWTKEKEKYPGLIRRLTAADIAAHHHRDEEM; from the coding sequence ATGCCGCTCCTCGAGATTCGCGTCCTCGGCGACCCGATTCTCCGTGAGGAGACCCTGCCCGTCGCGGAGGTCACGGACGCCCTGCGCGCCCTGATCGACGACATGTTCGCCACCATGCACGCCGCCAAGGGGATCGGTCTCGCGGCGCCCCAGGTGGGCCGGCGCGAGCGGCTCACGGTGATCGATGTGGACGGCCAGCGGTTCGTCCTCATCAATCCGGAGATCGTGCTCCGCGAAGGATCGGCCAAGGGCGAGGAGGGATGCCTCTCCATCCCCGACGTCTACGCCGACGTGGTGCGCGCCACGCGCGTCGTCGTCCGCGCCACCGATCGCGACGGCCAGCCGTTCGAGGTGGAGGCCACCGATCTCCTGGCGCGCTGCATGCAGCACGAGATCGACCACCTGCACGGCACGCTGTTCATCGACTATCTGAGCGTGCTCAAGCGCCGCAGCGCGCTGGCCAAGTGGACCAAGGAGAAGGAGAAGTATCCGGGCCTCATCCGCCGCCTCACGGCGGCCGATATCGCGGCGCATCATCACCGCGACGAGGAGATGTGA
- the rpe gene encoding ribulose-phosphate 3-epimerase, producing the protein MTVRIAPSLLAADFSRLADEVALCVEGGADWLHIDVMDGRFVPNITFGMKIIETVRRLTTLPLDVHLMVVEPEKHFQAFAAAGASGLTLHAEVAPHLQRQLAHIRELGCRAGVAINPSTPLSAVEDVLDDLDLLLVMTVNPGFGGQTFIPHSLDKVGRARRLLDAAGCGALLEVDGGIARETIGDVWRAGADTFVAGHAVFSARDPRAEIGALRRACEVRV; encoded by the coding sequence ATGACCGTCCGGATCGCGCCATCGCTGCTCGCCGCCGACTTCTCGCGCCTCGCCGACGAGGTGGCGTTGTGCGTGGAGGGAGGCGCCGACTGGCTGCACATCGACGTGATGGACGGACGCTTCGTGCCCAACATCACGTTCGGCATGAAGATCATCGAGACGGTGCGCCGGCTCACGACCCTGCCGCTGGACGTGCACCTGATGGTGGTGGAACCCGAGAAGCACTTCCAGGCGTTCGCGGCGGCGGGGGCCAGCGGGCTCACGCTCCACGCCGAGGTGGCGCCGCATCTGCAGCGCCAGCTGGCGCACATTCGCGAGTTGGGGTGCCGGGCCGGCGTCGCGATCAATCCGTCCACGCCGCTCTCGGCGGTGGAGGACGTGCTCGATGATCTGGACCTCCTGCTCGTCATGACCGTGAATCCGGGGTTCGGGGGGCAGACGTTCATTCCGCACTCGCTCGACAAGGTGGGCCGCGCGCGCCGCCTGCTCGACGCGGCCGGGTGCGGCGCGCTGCTCGAGGTGGACGGCGGCATCGCGCGCGAGACGATCGGCGACGTTTGGCGCGCCGGCGCCGACACGTTCGTGGCCGGCCATGCGGTGTTCTCGGCGCGCGATCCCAGAGCGGAGATCGGCGCGTTGCGCCGTGCATGCGAGGTGAGGGTATGA
- the yajC gene encoding preprotein translocase subunit YajC: protein MTLPLYAMLAMAPSAGGQSSLAPFLFQIALIIAIFYFLLIRPQQKQRRQHDQALMGLKKGDEVVTAGGVVGEVVHIKESLQSDGTTKPTNDDRVTIKSGETRLVIERGRIAKIVAGATVTSA from the coding sequence ATGACACTTCCCCTGTACGCCATGCTCGCGATGGCGCCCTCGGCCGGCGGCCAGAGTTCGCTGGCCCCGTTCCTGTTCCAGATCGCCCTCATCATCGCGATCTTCTACTTCCTGCTCATCCGCCCGCAGCAGAAGCAGCGGCGCCAGCACGACCAGGCACTGATGGGCCTCAAGAAGGGCGACGAGGTGGTGACGGCGGGGGGCGTGGTGGGCGAGGTCGTGCACATCAAGGAGTCGCTCCAGAGCGACGGCACGACGAAGCCGACCAACGACGACCGCGTGACGATCAAGTCCGGCGAGACGCGGCTGGTGATCGAGCGGGGTCGCATCGCCAAGATCGTGGCGGGTGCCACGGTCACCTCGGCGTAA
- a CDS encoding TlpA disulfide reductase family protein, with product MTVRQQWVVVLGVIALLGMGSYAFQRAFGNEVQPVEVGSKAPPFRAWTIDGTDRVKRLADYKGDVVLLNVWATWCPPCKAEMPTLERLHEMYGADGLKIVAVSVDETASDDSIRTYARNMGLRFEILHDSAGAIEQMYQVMGYPETYVIGRDGVIHKKWMGAADWTSEGNIALVRSLLGLPASVATADPAPTGTSDPRRALAIR from the coding sequence ATGACGGTACGCCAGCAGTGGGTCGTGGTCCTCGGCGTGATCGCGCTGCTGGGGATGGGCTCGTACGCGTTTCAACGGGCGTTCGGCAACGAAGTCCAGCCGGTGGAGGTCGGGTCCAAGGCGCCGCCGTTCCGGGCGTGGACCATCGACGGCACCGACCGCGTGAAGCGACTGGCCGACTACAAGGGCGATGTGGTGCTGCTCAACGTGTGGGCCACCTGGTGCCCCCCGTGCAAGGCGGAGATGCCGACGCTCGAACGGCTGCACGAGATGTACGGCGCCGACGGGCTCAAGATCGTGGCCGTGAGCGTGGACGAGACCGCCTCGGACGATTCCATCCGCACGTACGCGCGCAACATGGGACTCCGGTTCGAGATTCTCCACGACTCCGCGGGCGCCATCGAGCAGATGTACCAGGTGATGGGGTACCCCGAGACGTACGTCATCGGGCGCGACGGCGTGATCCACAAGAAGTGGATGGGCGCCGCCGACTGGACCTCGGAGGGCAACATCGCGCTGGTGCGGAGTCTGCTCGGCCTCCCGGCGTCGGTCGCCACGGCCGACCCGGCCCCGACCGGCACGAGCGACCCGCGCCGCGCGCTCGCCATCCGCTGA
- the fmt gene encoding methionyl-tRNA formyltransferase: protein MRVLFWGTPDFASPALRALIGEGFDVVGVVTQPDRPVGRSRSTLEASPVKQIAERQNLPVLQPERPRGEAFLASVAALEPDVSVVVAYGHILPQDVIDLPRLGTLNIHASLLPALRGAAPIQAAIRDGLSETGVSIMRMVPALDAGPVILRAATPIYDDETTGELSLRLSEMGAAAVIEALALLELEAAREEPQDDTRATYAPKITRPMTRVDWRQPAGVVSRVIRAYDPKPGAFTVLDGAEVKLFGARAAPEAHGRPGEVVGVDDAGLLVACGDGGTRLTAVQPAGKRRMDPAEWYRGRGIAVGQVFDPAPAV from the coding sequence GTGCGCGTGCTCTTCTGGGGCACCCCTGATTTCGCCAGCCCGGCCCTCCGGGCGCTGATCGGCGAGGGGTTCGACGTCGTCGGCGTGGTCACGCAGCCCGACCGCCCGGTGGGACGGTCACGCTCCACGCTCGAGGCGTCGCCGGTCAAGCAGATCGCCGAGCGCCAGAACCTTCCCGTGCTGCAGCCCGAACGGCCGCGCGGCGAGGCGTTCCTGGCCAGCGTCGCCGCGCTCGAGCCCGACGTGTCGGTGGTGGTGGCGTACGGACACATCCTGCCGCAGGACGTGATCGACCTCCCGCGCCTGGGCACGCTCAACATCCATGCATCGCTGCTGCCGGCGCTGCGCGGCGCGGCGCCCATCCAGGCGGCCATCCGCGACGGGCTCAGCGAGACCGGCGTGTCGATCATGCGCATGGTGCCGGCGCTCGACGCCGGTCCCGTGATCCTGCGCGCCGCGACGCCGATCTACGACGACGAGACGACGGGCGAGCTGTCGCTGCGGCTCTCGGAGATGGGCGCGGCGGCGGTGATCGAGGCGCTGGCCCTGCTGGAACTGGAGGCCGCCCGCGAGGAGCCGCAGGACGACACCCGCGCCACCTATGCGCCCAAGATCACGCGCCCGATGACGCGGGTGGATTGGCGGCAGCCGGCGGGGGTCGTGTCGCGCGTCATTCGCGCCTACGATCCCAAGCCGGGCGCGTTCACGGTGCTCGACGGGGCCGAGGTCAAGCTGTTCGGCGCGCGCGCGGCCCCCGAGGCGCACGGCCGGCCGGGTGAGGTGGTGGGGGTGGACGACGCGGGGCTGCTCGTGGCGTGCGGCGACGGCGGCACCCGGCTGACCGCGGTCCAGCCGGCCGGCAAGCGGCGGATGGACCCCGCCGAGTGGTACCGCGGCCGCGGCATCGCCGTGGGGCAAGTGTTCGACCCCGCGCCCGCGGTGTGA
- the tgt gene encoding tRNA guanosine(34) transglycosylase Tgt, with protein sequence MRELFDFTIEHQQGAARAATFTTPHGAVETPAFMAVGTQATVKALDPDDLRAMGAPMILANAYHLHLRPGDELIRQLGGLHRFMHWDGPILTDSGGFQVFSLASLRTVDEDGVEFRSHLDGSRHRFSPEAVMEIERNLGADVIMQFDHVIPGQSDATAARDASERSVRWLARCRAAFNALAHDRPQALFPIVQGGIHAGLRREAARAIQDLDEWRGFGIGGLSVGEEKPDMYAMLDVVNHALRTDRPRYLMGVGFPEDLVEGVRRGVDLFDCVAPTRLGRNGAAFTRDGRMNIKRAEYRADERPLDEACTCSACRRFSRAYLRHLFLADEMLGLRLLSLHNVHFLVSLMRDARAAIRDGAFDGWSQHWLDRYHSRTSTPV encoded by the coding sequence ATGCGCGAACTCTTCGACTTCACGATCGAGCACCAGCAGGGCGCGGCCCGCGCCGCCACCTTCACCACGCCGCACGGCGCGGTGGAGACGCCCGCGTTCATGGCCGTGGGGACGCAGGCCACCGTCAAGGCGCTCGACCCCGACGATCTGCGCGCCATGGGCGCGCCGATGATCCTCGCCAACGCGTATCATCTCCACCTGCGGCCCGGCGACGAGCTCATCCGGCAGCTCGGCGGCCTGCACCGGTTCATGCACTGGGACGGGCCGATCCTCACCGACTCGGGCGGCTTCCAGGTGTTCTCGCTGGCCTCGCTGCGCACGGTGGACGAGGACGGCGTGGAGTTCCGCAGCCACCTGGACGGCTCGCGCCATCGGTTCAGCCCCGAGGCGGTGATGGAGATCGAGCGGAACCTGGGCGCCGACGTGATCATGCAGTTCGACCACGTGATTCCCGGCCAGAGCGATGCGACCGCGGCGCGCGACGCCAGCGAGCGGAGCGTGCGCTGGCTGGCCCGCTGCCGCGCCGCGTTCAACGCGCTGGCGCATGACCGCCCGCAAGCGCTGTTCCCGATCGTGCAGGGTGGGATCCACGCCGGCCTGCGGCGCGAGGCCGCGCGCGCCATCCAGGATCTGGATGAGTGGCGGGGCTTCGGCATCGGCGGACTCTCGGTGGGCGAGGAGAAGCCCGATATGTACGCGATGCTCGACGTGGTGAACCACGCCCTGCGCACCGATCGGCCGCGGTATCTCATGGGCGTGGGGTTTCCCGAGGATCTGGTGGAGGGCGTGCGGCGCGGCGTGGACCTGTTCGACTGCGTGGCCCCCACGCGCCTGGGGCGCAACGGGGCGGCGTTCACGCGCGACGGACGGATGAACATCAAGCGGGCCGAGTACCGGGCCGACGAACGGCCGCTGGACGAGGCGTGCACCTGCTCGGCGTGCCGGCGATTCTCGCGCGCCTACCTTCGCCATCTGTTCCTGGCCGACGAGATGCTCGGCTTGCGCCTCCTCTCGCTGCATAATGTACATTTCCTGGTCTCGCTGATGCGCGACGCGCGCGCCGCCATTCGCGACGGCGCCTTCGACGGCTGGAGCCAGCACTGGCTGGACCGCTACCACTCACGGACGAGCACTCCCGTATGA
- the tsaD gene encoding tRNA (adenosine(37)-N6)-threonylcarbamoyltransferase complex transferase subunit TsaD: MSRLLGIETSCDETSAAVLEGSGDRAALRSLVILSQDVHRVFGGVVPEIASRAHLTSIQPVVARALADAGVDGRDLDGVAVTHGPGLVGALLVGVSFGKALAFSLGVPLVGVHHMEGHLFATALEHPDAVPPFTALLVSGGHTLLIDVEAWGRYRLLGRTRDDAAGEAFDKVAKLLGLPYPGGPHVERLAATTGAGALRFARPMLRRDQRPGDADYFDVSFSGLKTAVLHAVRDAGGEDRARIARAFQDALIETLVEKTARAVRAFDRERVVLGGGVAGNRTLVEAMRERLAPAGVSVYAPGARLATDNAGMIARAGLFHFERGERAGLDLNAFATLSIPGLIAA; encoded by the coding sequence ATGAGCCGGCTGCTCGGCATCGAGACGTCGTGCGACGAAACGTCGGCCGCCGTGCTCGAGGGATCCGGGGACCGCGCCGCGCTCCGCTCGCTGGTCATCCTGTCGCAGGACGTCCACCGCGTGTTCGGCGGCGTGGTGCCGGAGATCGCATCGCGCGCGCATCTCACCAGCATCCAGCCGGTGGTGGCGCGCGCGCTCGCCGACGCCGGCGTGGACGGGCGCGACCTCGACGGCGTGGCCGTGACCCACGGCCCGGGCCTGGTCGGCGCCCTGCTCGTGGGCGTGAGCTTCGGCAAGGCGCTCGCGTTCTCGCTGGGCGTGCCGCTGGTGGGCGTGCACCACATGGAAGGCCACCTGTTCGCCACCGCGCTCGAGCATCCCGACGCGGTGCCGCCGTTCACGGCGCTCCTCGTGTCGGGCGGCCACACGCTGCTCATCGACGTCGAGGCGTGGGGGCGCTACCGCCTGCTCGGCCGCACGCGCGACGATGCGGCGGGCGAGGCGTTCGACAAGGTGGCCAAGCTGCTCGGCCTGCCCTACCCCGGCGGCCCGCACGTGGAACGACTCGCGGCCACCACCGGCGCCGGCGCGTTGCGCTTCGCGCGGCCCATGCTGCGCCGCGACCAGCGGCCCGGCGATGCCGATTATTTCGACGTGTCGTTCAGCGGGCTCAAGACCGCCGTGCTGCACGCCGTGCGCGACGCCGGCGGCGAGGATCGGGCGCGCATCGCGCGGGCCTTCCAGGACGCACTCATCGAGACGCTGGTCGAGAAGACGGCGCGGGCCGTGCGGGCGTTCGACCGCGAGCGCGTGGTCCTGGGCGGCGGCGTGGCCGGCAATCGCACGCTCGTCGAGGCGATGCGGGAGCGACTCGCGCCCGCGGGGGTATCCGTGTATGCTCCCGGAGCGCGGCTGGCCACCGACAACGCCGGAATGATCGCCCGCGCCGGTCTGTTTCACTTCGAGCGCGGCGAACGCGCCGGGCTCGATCTCAACGCGTTCGCCACCCTTTCCATTCCCGGCCTCATCGCCGCATGA